Part of the Perognathus longimembris pacificus isolate PPM17 chromosome 1, ASM2315922v1, whole genome shotgun sequence genome, tggcaaacacatTCCTTCAGTGTTCTTCCCATGGGTATTATAGCGATATTTCTAATGTCTATTCCAAACTGGCCTAATGTTATGTACTAATAGACTAGAATTTCTCAATATTTCTTAGCATACATATTTTGAGCACTAATATTGGAGAACTTTTAGTTAATTTCTTCCTCCCCAGGTCCAAACTAAAATTCAAAGGAATGGCATTTGACCTTACCCTAAAAACTAAACCCAAGTGTGAAAGCCAGGCATGTTGAAACACTCCTGTAACCCAAGCCTGAGGCTTGAGActtggagttcaagaccagcctgggcaagacgcCCATCTCAAGATAAGGGCCTCATCTAAAATATACATGGAATTCAAAAacttaaattcccccaaaacaaatcctcaaaaaaccaATTGCTTTGAATATGAGATATCAGATTTCTAATACTGCTTTAGCAACTTTGGAGCTATGTCTACAGCATTACTCTTCAGAGAGTCTGttctcaataaataataaatgtgaactgatgggtgagtgaatgaatgaatggagtttggggttgttgtttttttgtttgttttgtttttgccagtcctggggcttggactcagggcctgagcaatgtccctggcttctttttgctcaaggctagcactctaccacctgagccacagcgccacttctggctgtttgctgtatgtttggtgctggtgaattgaacccagggcttcatgtatacgaggcaagctctcttgacactaggccatatccccagccccatgaatggagttttttagaggaaaaaaagtagCTTTAAATTGCAGTTGGTTCTGGGCAACTTTCTGTATCAGTGTAAAAGTAGACCTTAAGACAGGTATCAGGCCTTCCTCAATCTGCAGCATCAAAGAAAATAACAATCCAGGGAGCTgttgcattttctctgttccatgcTTCATTTCCTAAAAAAACccactgcccccttaataaatgggctaaagagctaataagagatttctctgaagaggaaatgagaatggctaagagacacgtgaagaagtgttcaacatcactggccataaaagaaatgcaaatcaaaacaacattgagattccacctcaccccaataagaatatccattatcaggaaaactaacaataacaaatgctgcaggagatgtggccaaaaggaaaccctactacactgaAGGCTCTGTTCCACATTTTAATCCCATCACGatctcttttattaatttttggagTGTGCTGACATGAGCCCTCCTTCCAGGAGAGGAACAGGGATTCCAAGGCACTTCTAGAATGCACAGGGCACAAGACCAGTCAAGATGCCATCATCGGACTGATTTGGTATAGATCAGAAACCTAATGGTctagccagcgtgaggccctccAGGCATCTCCCATTCACTAAGTCCACAAGTTCTCATAGTAGTTCACTGACTCTCTACCTCCACCCACAGTTGAATTCCTCTTTTCCTGAGTGAACCAGTAGACCTTTTGCTATTCTAACCCTATCTTTTATGTATCTGGTTAAAATGGTGATCCTGATGTCTCGCAAAATGAGACTCACTTTGAGTGAGTCCAACTAGCTctgcccattaaaaaaaaaatctctggagctgggaatgtggcttagtggtagggtgcttgcctagcatgcatgaagccctgggttggatacctcagcaccacacatacagaaaaggccggaagtggcaccgtggctcaagagtgctaggtttgagcaaaaaaaagccagggacagtgctcaggccctgagttcaagccccagaactagaaaaaaaaaattctgaccaGCCCTTCTCCCAAGTGTGGACACAGAGCCTGGGGTGCTATGGGCAGAGCCACTCATATTCTTTATCAGCCCATGAGGGCTACACATTCTCTTTCAATGCTCATCTACCAAGAATCTTAAAGACTTTCTGACAAGACAATCTGCtttactttcatctttttatttgcaAAATCCCTCTCAGTACTTGCAtacccatgttcactgcagcatgaGTCACAAAAGCAAAGCTATGGAATCAGTGTAAGCATATACcaaccaatgaataaataaagaaaatgtggaatatatattGGAGTATTTTTCAGCCATAATGAGGAATGAAATCATATTGTTTGCAGGAGACCGATGGTCATCACACAAAGTAAAATAAGGCAAATCTCTTTATCTTCCTTGTCAGTAAGGCAGGTATtgcatgttttttctcatatgcaaaaactaacttttcattttttaaataatgacctAAAAGTAACAAAGGGACTGCTAGGAAGGGCAAGAAGGCCAGGgccaggggaagagagagaatggTAGAACAGTTTAGGAGATACAATCAAAACACAGtatgtggggctggaaatatggcttagtggtagagtgcttgcctagcatacatgaagccctgggttccattcctcaataccacatatgtagaaaaagccagaagtggcactgtggctcaagtggtagagggctagccttgagcaaaaagaagccagggacagtgttcagtccctgagttcaagctggaaaaaaaaaacaaaaaacacagtatgtatgtgtatggatCTGTCACGTTGAAACTCACTAATATCTATAGTGAATTAATAATTTCTTCTCTTCTCAGACTAGTCCATCATAACCAAGTATACCCGAATTCGAAACCTCCCTGTCTTGTCATGCATGCTTTTTAGACGCCATTAACCACAGCCATGCCTTGTGCAGCAATGCAATCTCTGCTCTGACAGGAATTACATTTTCTGTTCCTAGAGCATTgtggtaattttaaaatataaattcagtACTGTTCAAAGATACTCAGTGATTTCACTCCTATTCTTCATCTACCACTATCCAGACGTGTTCAGAAGTAAGATTACAGCTCTGAAATCTCTCAACTACTCACATAAAACTTGTCCTTAATTATAAAGCAGAACTCCTTGACTTAAGTGGTCCACATACTGTACTCTTTTCATAGATGTGATTCTTTTACATTTCAAATACTAAGTGTACGTCATTTCTTTGTTCATCATTTCTACTTATAACCCACTTGAAAGTAGGTGACTTTATGTTAGCTCTTACCTGGTGATGTCGTTTTAATCCAAAATGGAGCCGAAATATTTCATTTACAAGTGAACAGTCCCCACTAAGATTAGCAGCTCGAATCtatcacaacaaaaaaaaaaaaaaagaaaaagaaatgctcagTGAATTATCTGTATAATATCAACCAAATCTTAAAAACTGGGAAGCAGTATGaaattagcattttttttctgagaacagAGTATATGCAAGAtttcttttaaagcattttaaactATTAAAAAGCAGActccagctcaggcaagaaagtttgtgagactcttatctccaattaaccaccagaaaaccagaagtggtgctgtggctcaaagtggtagagcactagccttgagcacaaaaaggtcagcaacagcacccaggccaggagttcaagccccatgatggacaaaaacaaaaaattcatggGCACTACTAAATAATGCCATATACATCAGGGCAGGAGGCAGAGGATTTCAATCTCCTACTAAAGTGAGTTTTCTTAACTTTACCCTATAGCCTTATTATAGACAGAACTAATTTCTTTAGGAACTAAAGGTCAGACACTGAACCTCAATGTTAAAGTCCATAATCTCTACAAAATATAGATGCTCTCAGAAATGACCACAAGGAGTTGAACAAAGCATTCTTCTCAACATCTACAAACTGTACTTCCATGTGGGCTCAAAAGTGAACCCATCCAGAGCCACAGCACTTTGAGCACACAGCCTGGCCCCAGCACAAACCTCTGAACTCTCTTGGACTTTCCCTCAACCCTGAGGCATGATACTTCTCCGGGGATTTgactttcctaggaaacaaaggaTGCAAACAATGCACAAAGAATCAAGGATATTCTAAACTTGCTATACTATGAACATGGCAGACTGAAGTTATGACATACTTTCCAATTTATTACGTTTtcatgaattaaaaagaaaatactggcaCTCCCCACCAAGACTCCACAGCCTTTGGCCACATTTTTGATATTTCATAGCAAACAGAATGTCCCACTTCTTGTAACTTCTACAATAATGTTGCCTCATTCCTCTGAAGAACTCAAGGTACTTAATACACGTTAGCTAGCTAATAGGAGTTAATTCTCACAGCACTCAAGAGAGAGACCTACTTTAAAACTCAGGTTTTAGGccacaccagtagctcacaccagtagcccacacctgtaactataatcctagctactcaggaggctgagatctagggatggcagttcagagccagccgaggaaggaaactctgtgaggTCTTTCCAATGAAGCATTAAAAGGACTGGAAGTGaaactaaggctcaagtggtaaagcaatagcctagagcaaaaaagattaaggatagcacccaggcctgagttcaagccccaggagcaatacacacgcacacacgcacgcatgcacacatatacacacacacaaatacaaaatacaaaaaaataaaaacccctcAGGTTTTGTAGTCTACTCTCCAAATAATGTGAATTATAATTAGATGCAGTAAAGTCCCATATTAATTTCAAGGGGAAATAGTCTAAGTTATTATACATAAGCTTGAGATgaagatatatttataaatagaTATACAGACGTACATAGTGTGTGCGATATATGCCCATACCCATACAGGTATTTCTGAAAGTAATTCAACATGCTTAATGATAAATATCTATGTTGtaggttttatgtgtgtgtgtgtacgcgtgcgtgcacatgtgtgcgtgcCTGTGCATGCGCGCGTAAATCCTaagaattaaactcagggcctgggctctatccctgagcttttttgctcaaggctagtgttatacTGCTTAAGacaaagctctacttctagctttttggtggctcattaaagataaatgtctcacagactttcctgcacagtctggcttcaaatagtgatcctgagatctcagcctcctgagtagctaggattacaggcgagagccaccagcacacagctacgTGTATATTTgaaactaaatattttatttcaggaCAAGCAAGGACTGTACCTAGGAGAGACAACACAGAAAACTAGAACCCAGAACCCTGGTTGGAACCTCTGAAACTTACTAACCATACAATCTAAAGAACTACTCATACACATAAAACAAGAATAGTAACACTATTTTCCTCCATGGGTTGTTGTGGAGCTTAAATAAAAAgccaggtgcgggtggctcatatctgtaatcctcactcaggagactgagatctggaaaatcaagatttgaaacctgctcaggcagaaagtctctgagatgccatctttaactagcaaaaacccaactgcaagcatggctcaaatgataaagcactagctAAGAAagcaagacagggctgggaatatggcctagtggcaagagtgcttgccagaaAGCAAGACAGtatcaggcaccaatggctcaggcctgtaatccaagctactcaggaggctgaaatccaaagatcagaaaagtctatgggactcttatctccaacaaaaactaccaaaagccaaaagtggagttgtggctcaacaggtagaatgctagctttcagCTAAAAaggacttgagggctggggatatggcctagtggcaagagagcttgcctcgtatacatgaggccctgggttcaattccccagcaccacatatacagaaaacggccagaagtggcgctgtggctcaagtggcagactgctagccttgagcaaaaggaagccagggacagtgctcaggccctgagttcaaggcccaggactggcaaaaaaaaaggacttgaaaaataaaatctcaggctctgagttcaaaccccaagattggcaccaaaggagaaaagaaaaaaaaaaaaaaaaaaaggaagcaagccAGTCCAGAAAGCAAGCAACAAGCTGaacaaatacaaggccctgagttcaaaccccaatactacaataataataataccccaCAAAGTGATTTTTATTTAGGGTATGGTTCGATAATAAGTAACATGCACAAAGTAACACGGATACCCAGCAAGATTAgattcccagggctggggatatagcctagtggcaagagtgcctgcctcggatacacgaggccctaggttcgattccccagcaccacatatacagaaaacggccagaagcggcactgtggctcaagtggcagagtgctagccttgagcgggaagaagccagggacagtgctcaggccctgagtccaaggcccaggactggccaaaaaaaaaaaaaagattagattcccagcaccacaaaaaataaatttataaaagaatCCCTACAAACAGCACAGTGCTTGGCATTTAGACCTCAGTGAATACTAGTTATCTTTTAATACTATATAACTTGTtccacagaaaaaaaatgcttattatAATTAAAGTCAGTCATCACTGTTATTAGGCCTTAACACAGAGTACTTTTAAGataattctaaaaatatattaaggTGTAACCATGACAGCAAGGAaagtaatatatttaaattaattatacTTGAAGGAAATGTTCGAATACAGAGTACTCTGGAGAAGAATAAGCATCTCTACAGTGGCACTCACCTCAGAGCAGGCCAGGTGTCTGACATTGGTGAACCAGTGCACATGAGCGCGACAGTGGTCAAATGCATGGATGAGCTCGTGAGTGACCACTCTGTTCATATGGGCCTGATTACCGATATTATTCTGGCACAAAACAATCTAGGAGACACCAAAATAAGAGGAGTTTTGTTATTTTCCAAAATTTGCATTCGTTTCTCAAATTGCCCACGTTCTCCTCCAGGGTACCAAGGCTCACTGGCTTGGACTGCCTCTTCTCATTCTTCTCTACCCTCACTCATCAAGTCCCAGCCCTAACTCTCATGACtggcttctccctcttcctcccttagATGAAGGACACATACTCACAGACTGTCCATACTAAGCTAATCATACCAATTTGTCTTAGACGCCTCAGCATTGTGGTTACAGTGTGGGTCGTGAGTGAAGCAGACACAATCAAACTCTAGCACTAGCCTTTGCTAACACAGCAACTTCAGGCCAGTTCTTTTAACCTCTCTgtccctcagtttcctcaactaTAAAAAGGAAACAGAGTACCTACCTCATCGCATTGAGAAAACTAAATGAGAGCATACGTAAAATACTTAGCAAACTTCTAAGTGAGCAAGGAATGAACAATTACTGGCCACCACTCAACTCATTCTactagaatgagaaaaaaatgccagGAGAAATTCTCAGAAAGACCTTCAGGAAGAAGGGCAAAAACCAGTGGCACACTGAGAAGAACTCTATGCAAACAAGATAGACATGAGGGGCCCTGATGACAACGGCTACTAACTGTAGACTTACTAGATGTCAGAGACTGGGAAAGGTGCcagatgttttatatatattcattcaaCATTCATCTAGTCAACCAAGACCTAATGATAGACCTGATCTACTGAGACAGAAATTAGtcaaatatttactaaaatatttaaaCTCAAGCAATGATAGTTCTCATGAAGAAAAGCCCACATTTGAGAGAGTGCTGGGACTGAGAAAGGCTTCTCTGGCAGGAATGTTAAAAAGGAGATCTAACAGGTGAATGGGAATTAAatttaaggaaaagaagggagtatcccagacaaagaaaaaaacatctgcacaagggaaggagagagggagctgaggactggactGTTGGAAGCCGGGCCAAGAACTAACATCCAGAGTAAAGGGTGTCAGGCATGAGATGGGCTGGCGAGGTTGACAGGGACCAAATCTCAGAGGCCTCTTTATCGTGAGAGCAATGGGAAGCCGCTGAGGAAGCCTGAGACACAACGGCTTTTGCTTTCTGCTGATTTTATCCTTCCAATCATAGTTGGAAGAGTAAGAAGGAAACAACCAAAATTAAGTGTAGAAAGCTACTAGAAGGCTAATAAACTCCAGACCAGAGGCAGGATAAGCTAGATATTTCTGGCTTAAATAACAGGATGGATAACAGAAATGATCcactgaaataggaagatctaaaACATCATATTTGGTGAAGACAGGAAATAGTAAAATTTGGACTTAGACACATTGGGTGAAAATGCCTTGAAGACATCCAAGTGAAGATGTTAAGTCGTGCTTGCACTTAAGGATATAGCATTCAAAAGATTCTGAGCTAGAAAATTTGTCAAAATATCGAGTAAAAAAAGAGGGAATCACACACCAAGAATTAAGGAACTTCAACATTTAAGGAGCTGGACGAGGAAAATaaatctagaaaaaaagaaagaaaaaccaaaacagtgTTGTGTATGGGAAGGAAGTGTTTGGCACTCCCAGCTAGTCAAGTATGTGCATGCTCCATGACCCAGAAATTCAGAGACTTTGGAGAGACTGGTCAATGTGTGCCAAGAGAAAAGGTCAAGAACACTCAGAGAAGCACTGTTCacaataaaattgaaaacaatCAATATTAGATAGGGTGaattatattacacacacacactggtgaaACTAAATAAACCAGAGAGGTATGGATAACAGCATAGAAGAATCTCACAATGTTCAATCAAAGAACTGAGAGTTACAAAAGACTACCTATcatccagacaccagtggctcatgcctgtaatcctagctgagatctgaggatcacaatttgaagccagcccaagcaggaaagtctgtgagattcttatctccaataaattattcagaaaaagccagaagcagcttCTGTGGCCAAAgtagtaaagtgttagcctttagcaaaagaagttcagacagcaaaaaacctagaatagccaaagcaattctaggcaaaaaaaacagtgcaggaggtatcacaataccagacttcaagctctactacaaggccatcataacaaaaacagcatggtattggtataaaaacagattggaagaccagtggattagaattgaagacccagaaataaaaccgcactcttacagccaactgatattcgacaaaggtgctaaagacatacaatggaataaacatagcctcttcaactactggtgctgggagaactgggcagccatatgcagaaaactcaaagtaaaaccaagcctatcaccatgcaccaagatcaactcaaaatggatcaaggacctcaacatcagacctgaatccttgaaactactgaaggacagagtaggaaagacgctagaacttataggcacaggaaggaacttcctgaatagagtcccaggggcacaacaaataggggaaagactcgacaaatgggactactacaaattaaaaagtttctgcacagctaaggtcatagccaccaaaatagaaagacagccaacgatatgggaaaggatatttaccagcacagcaacagacaaaggcctgatatcagtcatctacagagaactcaaaaaactaagcccctccaagcccaataaacctattaggaaatgggcaaaagagctaaagagagacttcacaagagaagatataaaaatggcaaagaaacacctgaggaaatgctcaacatccctgctagtaaaggaaatgcaaataaaaacaaccctgagataccacctcaccccagttagaatggcctatactctgaactcaggaaacaacaaatgctggaggggctgtggggaaagaggaacccttctccattgttggtgggagtgcaaattagtacaaccactttggaaaacagtatggaggtttctcaaaaagctcaatatagacctaccctatgacccagccataccactcctaggcatctatcctaaacagcaaaacccaagatatcaaaaagacatttgtacttccatgtttatcgcggcacaactcacaatagccaaaatatggaaacaacccagatgcccctccacagatgaatggatccaaaaaatatggtacttatacacaatggaatactacatagcgattaggaatggtgaaatattgttattcgcagggaaatggtcagaactcgaacagataatgttgagtgagacaagcctagaacacagaaaacaaaggggcatgatctccctgatatatgactgttaacaaagggagacggagagacagtagagaccaagtctgtgaatactgtatatgttcttgatacattgtatattacatatatgtctacctgacctagacaagggatagaaaaacaggtcgtaagatatcacaagaaatgtacacactgccctactatgtaactgcaccctctttgcacaacaccttgtaaaaaaaaattatgttcaattaataaaaaaataaataaataaatcatgaaaaaaaagaagttcagagatagttcccaggcccagaattcaagccctaggaccccaaagacacacatacagacacacacacacacacacgacactaTCTACTGTGAGATTTCATAAAGATTACATATAACTCAAAGTATTCTCTGGATAAAACACAAAAGCAAGCATCTAAATAACACATAATTGGTCTGTATTAGaagataggggggaaaaaaaaccactcaGTAGAAGGGAATGATTTCCACTAAAAAAGGTAAGAGGGAAACATGATTGAAAGCAGAACATGGACTTTTATTGGTATAACCTACTTCTCTAATCTTGACGGCAGTTACACAGGTGTTTCCTTCATTCTGTATGAAAGACTTCATACTAAAAATCTTCATTGAAACAGGAAGAATGTGCTACTTGCTCAACACTGCTAAGAATTAAGATGAAAGTTCAAAATGGCTGAGTGTAGGTGggtcacatctctaatcctagttcTTAGGAAGTGAAGATcaagaggactgaagttcaaagtcagtctcaacaaaaagttcacaagattttGTCTTAACcaacagctgggcacagtggtcttgtgtgcctgccatcccagctacatgggaagctgagataggaaAGATCACAATTTCAGGCCAGTCAAAgctaaaaagttcacaagaccccatctcagcagaaaaatctgggcatggtggcaagCACCTACTATCTCAACTaaagggaagcataaataggaagattgtggtccagtctggcctgagcaaaaagtgagacctttcctaaaaaataattaaagcagccaggcaccagtggcttatacctgtaatcttagctatgcaataggctgacatctgatgatcagggatcaaagccagcctgggcaggaaagcttgtgggcccttatctccagttaactaccaaaaaagccaaatgtagagctgtggttcaagtggtagagcgctagccttaagtaaaaaaaagctcaaagacagtagccaggaccctgaagtcaagcccctgaactaacacacacacacacacacacagtgcaaacTACTGACGGCATTGCTCAAGTAAGAGAGCCTGTTGAACAAATTCAAAGTCTTAAGTTTACATGCCAataccacacaaaaaaagtgttCACTCAGCTGACTCCTGGGAGGCAGGGTAGCAGGTGAATTTATCAGGACTTAccatttgtgtgcgtgtgtgtgtgtgtaagtgagcGTGCACACACGCTCGCATGCACATACTGTACATGCAAGCacatcagtcctggagcttaaactcgagACCTGAGTGCTATTCTTTAGCCTGTTTGATTAagggctagtactttaccacttaagccacaggtccatttgtggctttctggtggttaattggaggtaggagtctcatggacttttcagcctgggctaacttcaaaccttgatccctaGACCTCAAAAGCATGAGCCCAATGGTGCCtggcctctatttttttttcctttttttagacATACACAAAGTCTACCAAACAGAACACCCAGCATGGCAAAGTGCTTAGCAAATATGGCAGGGGGGAGAatgggagggacaaagggtgaacaaatagagCAGTGGTAACTCattagaaactatgttgaaaatgaactatacaatttgtgggtgggatgggagggaagaactgaggagagagtgaaggaaggggtgacattgtccaaaaagaaatgtactcattacctgacttatgaaatagtaagCCCTCTGTGCATCAATAACGATAATaaaaagcttattttttaaaggtttaaatggaaaaaaacaatctGGCAAAGAAGCCTACCTGAGATGTAGAAGCATCAAAACCTCCACTGACATTTCCGCTACAATCTTCACAAGAAAAGTGTCTGTCTCTGTTAACAGCACTAAAAggcaagaacaaaggaaagagacaATGTTCAGCAGGAGTGGGGAACAGCCCTGGGCCAGCAGTCAGGAAACCCTTCACCATATAGGAAATTTCCATCACTCACATAATATGGGAAAGCAAACTAATACCTTCAGGACTCCATTTTCTTACCTATAAAATACAGACACTATCCTTGTGAAATCTAGCCTAGTTCAAACTCTCTGACCCTACAAAGCATTTGGTCAACTGGTTAAAAGCggattagaggggctggggatatagcctagtggcaagagtgcctgcctcggatacacgaggccctaggttcgattccccagcaccacatatacagaaaaccgccagaagtggcgctgtggctcaagtggcagagtgctagccttgagcgggaagaagccagggacagtgctcaggccctgagtccaaggtccaggactggccaaaaaaaaaaagcggatTAGAAATACGATGAAAGGCAGGTGCaggtgcctcatgcttgtaatcctagctagtcaggaggcgagatcttaggatcacagttcaaagccagccaggcaggaaaggctgtcagactcttatctccaataaactactcagaaaaagctggaagtggcggtgtgactcaagtggtagagtgctagccttgagc contains:
- the Atp23 gene encoding mitochondrial inner membrane protease ATP23 homolog isoform X3, with translation MAGAGEPHPYVKLLLDAMKHSGCAVNRDRHFSCEDCSGNVSGGFDASTSQIVLCQNNIGNQAHMNRVVTHELIHAFDHCRAHVHWFTNVRHLACSEIRAANLSGDCSLVNEIFRLHFGLKRHHQTCVRDRAILSILAVRNISREIAEKAVDEVFESCFNDHAPFGRIPHSKIYAKYAHRDFENRHRYYSNI
- the Atp23 gene encoding mitochondrial inner membrane protease ATP23 homolog isoform X4 produces the protein MKHSGCAVNRDRHFSCEDCSGNVSGGFDASTSQIVLCQNNIGNQAHMNRVVTHELIHAFDHCRAHVHWFTNVRHLACSEIRAANLSGDCSLVNEIFRLHFGLKRHHQTCVRDRAILSILAVRNISREIAEKAVDEVFESCFNDHAPFGRIPHSKIYAKYAHRDFENRHRYYSNI